From the Planktothrix tepida PCC 9214 genome, one window contains:
- a CDS encoding 6-carboxytetrahydropterin synthase codes for MECVITRRAQFSASHRYWLPELSAAENIERFGLTSRAPGHGHNYVLYVSMVGELDEYGMVLNLSDVKHTLKQEVTDHLDFAHLNDVWPEFQQTLPTTEALARAIWHRLAPHLPLTNIQLFEHPELWADYQGNGMEAYLTLSTHFSAAHRLAHPDLSFEDNCEIYGKCARPNGHGHNYHLEVTVKGEIDPRTGMIVKLESLQKVIDDYVVEPFDHTFLNKDIPHFAKVVPTAENIAVHIRDLLQNPIQELRAKLHKVKLIESPNNSCEVYCTNTESEPKTLQVKQPVLAKV; via the coding sequence ATGGAATGCGTGATCACTCGTCGGGCGCAATTTTCCGCTAGTCATCGGTATTGGTTGCCCGAATTGAGCGCCGCCGAGAACATTGAGCGGTTTGGCCTCACATCCCGCGCCCCTGGACACGGACATAACTATGTTTTGTATGTGTCAATGGTGGGAGAACTCGATGAATATGGTATGGTGCTGAACCTATCGGATGTCAAACACACCCTAAAACAGGAAGTTACCGACCATTTAGACTTCGCCCATCTTAATGATGTTTGGCCGGAATTTCAGCAAACCCTACCCACTACGGAAGCTCTAGCACGGGCAATTTGGCATCGGTTAGCCCCCCATCTTCCCCTAACGAATATTCAACTATTTGAACATCCTGAACTCTGGGCAGACTATCAAGGAAACGGCATGGAAGCTTATCTAACACTTAGTACACATTTTAGCGCCGCCCATCGGCTGGCTCATCCCGACCTCAGTTTTGAGGACAATTGCGAAATTTATGGCAAATGTGCCCGCCCTAACGGTCATGGTCATAATTATCATTTAGAAGTCACGGTGAAAGGAGAAATTGATCCTCGTACAGGGATGATTGTAAAATTAGAAAGTTTACAAAAAGTGATTGATGATTATGTGGTAGAACCCTTTGATCATACTTTTTTAAATAAAGATATTCCCCATTTCGCTAAAGTTGTGCCAACGGCTGAAAATATTGCGGTTCATATTCGAGATTTATTGCAAAATCCCATTCAAGAATTAAGGGCAAAATTGCATAAAGTTAAATTGATTGAAAGTCCGAATAATTCCTGTGAAGTCTATTGTACAAATACAGAATCTGAGCCTAAAACACTTCAAGTAAAACAACCTGTATTAGCAAAGGTTTAA
- a CDS encoding tetratricopeptide repeat protein: MRLSTVTLLTLAAFVAQDSSTEASPIPNQATNALPHASESSQAANPVEMMALTPSLAVSIPEMMESPSFSSTEFSPKDLTSVSITNVLDQTWLAELVKIGNGEHQSQIKSPISVAQLSPSSALNYEFSQTITLLNTLLIVATLVPSITILFFWLVRRLIVKEIVAQAQKKLNHIDNLEAQLKASKQRYQQLIKELEFQITTTQESINFLNREAKVSKSSIEQVETLKSQFILRLQGMISEVQDLKEQALKELEEKTRETKQSILPETSVSLNGLSPSSPSTESLPKQSINSSIVQTTKPSQSSESMIADDYLKKGEAFLLEGQFNQALNCLGQAIKANSQLGEAWFKKATILGRLQRYNEALIAYEKYLNLYPDKYEGWYNRGNILVRLQRYNEAIESYDKAIKIKPNDYESWHNRGAILKKFKRFDEALESYNKALEISPDKYEILHNRGNVLAKLQRYEEAIASYQQAIKLNPNKWELWSNQANALSALERYEEALEALEKALDLKPNHFELLKTQGNLLGKLNRNSEALDAYQKAIQIKPDSYETCFQYGENLVKLKHYAEAITLYEQAINLKPDSAASWRSKGMCLEKLEQYSEALASYDAALSCQSDDAETWRYRGSLLSKLKQYPEAISSLGKAISIQKELRTAKNPAIS, from the coding sequence ATGCGGTTATCGACAGTTACCCTTTTAACCTTAGCGGCTTTTGTTGCTCAAGACTCCTCAACTGAGGCGAGTCCTATTCCTAATCAGGCGACAAATGCTTTACCTCATGCTTCCGAGTCGAGTCAAGCTGCTAATCCGGTCGAGATGATGGCATTAACTCCTAGTTTAGCAGTTAGTATTCCCGAAATGATGGAAAGTCCATCCTTTTCCTCAACGGAATTTTCTCCAAAAGATCTTACCTCTGTATCTATCACAAATGTACTTGATCAAACTTGGTTAGCGGAATTGGTTAAAATCGGTAATGGGGAACACCAAAGCCAGATAAAAAGCCCGATTTCTGTTGCACAACTGAGTCCGAGTTCCGCGTTAAATTATGAGTTTAGTCAAACCATTACTTTACTGAATACTTTATTAATTGTTGCCACCTTAGTTCCCAGTATAACAATTTTATTCTTTTGGTTAGTCCGTCGTTTGATTGTTAAAGAAATTGTGGCTCAAGCCCAGAAAAAATTAAATCATATTGATAATTTAGAAGCCCAATTAAAAGCGTCTAAACAACGCTATCAACAGTTAATTAAAGAATTAGAGTTTCAAATTACAACGACCCAGGAATCAATTAATTTTTTAAATCGGGAAGCGAAGGTTTCTAAATCTTCTATTGAACAGGTAGAAACCCTCAAATCTCAATTTATTTTACGTTTACAAGGAATGATTTCTGAGGTTCAAGACCTCAAAGAGCAAGCATTAAAAGAATTAGAAGAAAAAACCAGAGAAACAAAACAATCTATCCTTCCTGAAACATCCGTTTCGTTGAATGGTTTATCTCCCTCTTCCCCTTCAACAGAATCTTTACCTAAACAATCCATTAATTCTAGTATTGTACAGACAACGAAACCTTCTCAATCTTCTGAATCTATGATTGCGGATGATTATTTAAAAAAAGGGGAAGCTTTCTTACTTGAAGGCCAGTTTAATCAGGCTTTAAATTGTTTAGGACAAGCAATTAAAGCCAATTCCCAGTTAGGGGAAGCTTGGTTTAAAAAAGCAACAATTTTAGGTCGATTACAACGGTATAATGAAGCTTTGATTGCTTATGAGAAATATCTAAATTTATACCCGGATAAATATGAAGGTTGGTATAATCGAGGTAATATTTTAGTCCGCTTACAACGGTATAACGAAGCTATTGAATCTTATGATAAAGCGATTAAAATCAAACCAAATGATTATGAATCATGGCATAATCGAGGGGCAATTTTGAAAAAATTTAAACGATTTGATGAAGCTTTAGAATCTTACAATAAAGCTTTAGAAATTTCTCCTGATAAATATGAAATCCTGCACAATCGAGGTAACGTTTTAGCAAAGTTACAACGCTATGAAGAAGCGATCGCTTCTTATCAACAAGCCATCAAACTCAATCCTAACAAGTGGGAATTATGGTCAAATCAAGCTAATGCTTTATCAGCTTTAGAACGTTATGAAGAAGCATTAGAAGCATTAGAAAAAGCTTTAGATTTAAAACCAAATCATTTTGAACTGTTGAAAACTCAAGGTAATCTTTTAGGGAAATTAAATCGAAATTCAGAAGCTTTAGATGCCTATCAAAAAGCAATACAGATTAAACCTGATAGTTATGAAACTTGTTTCCAGTATGGAGAAAATTTAGTAAAATTAAAACACTATGCAGAAGCGATTACTCTGTATGAACAAGCCATTAATTTAAAACCTGATTCCGCAGCATCCTGGCGTTCTAAAGGAATGTGTTTAGAAAAATTAGAACAATATTCTGAAGCTTTGGCTTCCTATGATGCAGCCCTTTCCTGTCAGTCTGATGATGCAGAAACCTGGCGTTATCGCGGATCTTTATTATCTAAATTAAAACAATATCCTGAAGCTATTTCATCATTAGGAAAAGCAATTTCTATTCAAAAAGAACTCAGAACTGCCAAAAATCCTGCTATTAGTTGA
- a CDS encoding SDR family oxidoreductase translates to MSKIAVVTGANRGIGFETCRQLAQHSIKIILTSRDPEKGKIAAEELKSQGLDVISAPLTVTEKQSSQQLAEWVRQEFGRLDILVNNAGIYPDPPQNNILSTDLETVRLAMETNVYGVLLVCQAFIPLMQIHNTGRIINVSSGMGQLSTMGSDAVAYRLSKVALNGLTTILAAQLQGSGITVNSICPGWVKTDMGGPNAPRTPEQGADTVVWLATRTDDTPTGGFWRDRQPIPW, encoded by the coding sequence ATGTCAAAAATTGCTGTTGTAACGGGTGCAAATCGAGGAATCGGATTTGAAACCTGTCGCCAACTGGCTCAACATTCGATTAAAATTATTTTAACCAGTCGTGATCCCGAAAAGGGAAAAATAGCGGCGGAAGAACTTAAATCTCAGGGATTAGATGTGATTTCTGCTCCTCTAACCGTGACAGAAAAACAAAGTAGTCAACAGTTAGCAGAATGGGTTCGTCAAGAATTTGGTCGTCTTGATATTCTTGTTAATAATGCTGGAATTTATCCTGACCCTCCCCAAAACAATATTTTAAGTACCGATTTAGAAACAGTTCGGTTAGCAATGGAAACCAATGTTTATGGAGTTTTACTTGTTTGTCAAGCCTTCATTCCTTTGATGCAAATTCACAACACAGGACGAATTATTAATGTGTCTTCGGGAATGGGTCAACTCAGCACCATGGGAAGTGATGCAGTCGCCTATCGCCTGTCTAAAGTTGCCTTAAATGGCTTAACCACCATTTTAGCGGCTCAACTCCAAGGTAGTGGGATTACAGTGAATTCTATTTGTCCAGGGTGGGTCAAAACCGATATGGGTGGCCCGAATGCACCCCGTACTCCTGAACAAGGGGCGGATACGGTTGTTTGGTTAGCTACACGCACTGATGATACACCGACTGGAGGATTTTGGCGCGATCGCCAACCGATTCCTTGGTAA
- a CDS encoding RibD family protein: MNFQPLINRPHTTVILAMSADGKISDEGRSPARFGSEQDKRHLEQQVAQMDGVLFGAGTLNAYQTTIRITDPELLETRKQQGKPSQPIQIVVSGSGEINPNFRFFQQPVPHWLLTTTRGQELWQTTAGFDKIIIADNNFNEIDWIIAFEQFQKLGLKRLGILGGGQLIFTLLKQNLIDEFWLTICPLILAGKNSPTPADGDGFLSSVAPRLQLLEVKTLGQEVFLHYQVSYTTLQE, encoded by the coding sequence ATGAATTTTCAACCCCTGATCAACCGACCCCATACAACCGTTATTTTAGCGATGAGTGCTGATGGTAAAATTTCAGATGAAGGGCGATCGCCTGCTCGATTTGGTTCTGAACAAGATAAACGACATTTAGAACAACAAGTTGCACAAATGGATGGGGTTTTATTCGGTGCTGGAACTTTAAATGCTTATCAAACTACAATCAGAATTACCGATCCTGAATTATTAGAAACCCGAAAACAACAAGGAAAACCTTCTCAACCGATTCAAATTGTGGTGTCTGGTTCAGGAGAGATTAATCCCAATTTTCGTTTTTTTCAACAACCTGTTCCTCATTGGTTATTAACAACAACAAGAGGTCAAGAATTATGGCAGACAACAGCAGGGTTTGACAAAATTATCATTGCTGACAATAATTTTAATGAAATTGACTGGATAATAGCGTTTGAACAATTCCAAAAATTAGGATTAAAACGATTAGGAATATTAGGCGGAGGTCAACTTATTTTTACTTTATTAAAACAGAATTTAATTGATGAATTCTGGTTAACGATTTGTCCGTTAATTTTAGCGGGGAAAAATTCACCCACTCCCGCCGATGGAGATGGATTTTTATCCTCTGTTGCTCCCCGTTTGCAATTATTAGAGGTTAAAACCCTTGGTCAGGAAGTGTTTTTACATTATCAAGTGAGTTACACTACCTTACAGGAATAA
- a CDS encoding GNAT family N-acetyltransferase: MVKPLTSSYSTRWINTVAEVPQTAWDALAQSLITPFFEWDWLHNIESSGSATGRTGWLPHHLTVWRDQQLVGIAPLYVKGHSRGEFVFDNQWADVAHQLGIEYYPKLLGMSPFTPAEGYRFLIAPGENEEEITELMVHSIDQFCIGNKISGCNFLYVDPEWKPMLEKLGFASWLHHSYIWQNQEYQTFDDYLKGFNANQRRNIKRERKAVNQAGLQLQTLTGDEIPKAYFSQMYHFYASTCDKFGWWGSKYLTRKFFEELHHNYRHRVVFVAAFDDTNQHQPVGMSFCLTKSDRLYGRYWGSVQDIDCLHFDACYYSPIEWAINNGISIFDPGAGGRHKKRRGFPATPNYSLHRFYDQRLSKILQSYIGRINDMEQQEIDYINQDLPFSQ; this comes from the coding sequence ATGGTAAAACCCTTAACATCCTCTTATTCTACCCGTTGGATTAATACGGTTGCCGAAGTCCCTCAAACGGCTTGGGATGCCCTTGCCCAATCCTTAATCACGCCCTTTTTTGAGTGGGATTGGTTGCATAATATTGAATCATCAGGAAGCGCCACTGGACGCACAGGTTGGCTACCCCATCATTTAACAGTATGGCGAGATCAACAATTAGTTGGAATTGCACCTTTATATGTTAAAGGGCATAGTCGAGGGGAATTTGTGTTTGATAATCAATGGGCGGATGTTGCCCATCAATTAGGAATTGAATATTATCCCAAACTATTAGGAATGTCGCCTTTTACTCCGGCAGAAGGCTATCGATTTCTGATTGCACCGGGAGAAAATGAAGAAGAAATTACAGAGTTAATGGTGCATTCTATTGATCAATTTTGCATTGGAAATAAAATTTCTGGCTGTAATTTTCTCTATGTTGATCCAGAGTGGAAACCGATGTTAGAAAAGTTAGGTTTTGCTTCTTGGTTGCACCATAGTTATATTTGGCAGAACCAAGAATATCAAACCTTTGATGATTATTTAAAAGGTTTTAATGCCAATCAGCGTCGCAATATTAAACGGGAACGTAAAGCAGTTAATCAAGCCGGATTACAACTCCAAACCCTGACAGGGGATGAAATTCCTAAAGCTTATTTCTCTCAAATGTATCACTTTTATGCCAGTACCTGTGATAAATTCGGTTGGTGGGGAAGTAAATATTTAACTCGCAAATTTTTTGAAGAATTACATCATAATTATCGCCATCGAGTGGTATTTGTTGCAGCGTTTGATGACACGAATCAACATCAACCTGTGGGAATGTCCTTTTGTTTAACGAAAAGTGATCGCTTATATGGTCGTTATTGGGGAAGTGTTCAAGATATTGATTGTTTACATTTTGATGCTTGTTATTATTCTCCCATAGAATGGGCAATTAATAACGGAATTTCAATTTTTGATCCGGGTGCTGGAGGTCGTCATAAAAAACGTCGAGGTTTTCCAGCTACACCGAATTATAGTTTACATCGATTTTATGATCAACGGTTGTCTAAAATTTTGCAATCTTATATTGGCAGAATTAACGATATGGAACAACAGGAGATTGATTATATTAATCAGGATTTACCGTTTAGTCAGTAG
- a CDS encoding serine/threonine-protein kinase encodes MSQCLNPDCLQLNSQTTIFCQKCGSKLLLTDRYRALKILGQGGFGRTFLAVDEHKPSQPYCVIKQFLPQAQGTNNQQKAEELFKQEAIQLEQLGKHQQIPELFAYLIQDHRQYLVQEYIEGQNLAQELTEIGAFPEVKIINFLGDLLPVLAFIHQQQVIHRDIKPENIIRRKSDNKLVLVDFGAAKAATITALAVTGTVIGSAQYTAPEQAIGKPTFASDLYSLGVTCIHLLTNIEPFDLFDSGEGDWVWRDYLTVKVNNTLGQVLDKLLQPGTRKRFQTAQEVLEALQLTQKPISPPTPQPTPQPTPPPTSQPTPPPTPQTHIELKPARGVNYHQLEQLLKARKWKEADQETAKKMLEVAGRTKEGYLRVEDIDNFPCEDLRTIDQLWVKYSNGCFGFSVQKRIYKSLEGTRSYDSKVWEAFGDQVGWRVGGSWLYYKDLKFNQTAEIGYLPVLGFGFGGLGGGWGGVGVSLLSHRDL; translated from the coding sequence ATGAGTCAATGCCTTAACCCAGATTGCCTCCAACTCAACTCTCAAACAACAATTTTTTGTCAAAAATGTGGCTCGAAATTACTGTTAACAGATCGATATCGAGCTTTAAAAATATTAGGTCAAGGAGGATTTGGTCGAACATTTCTAGCAGTTGATGAGCATAAACCGTCTCAACCCTATTGTGTAATTAAACAATTTTTACCGCAAGCTCAAGGCACAAATAATCAACAAAAAGCCGAGGAACTGTTTAAACAAGAAGCGATACAATTAGAACAGTTAGGCAAACATCAACAAATTCCTGAATTATTCGCCTATTTAATCCAAGATCATCGTCAATATTTAGTCCAAGAATATATTGAGGGACAAAATTTAGCTCAAGAATTAACAGAAATTGGGGCATTTCCCGAAGTTAAAATTATTAATTTTTTAGGAGATTTATTGCCTGTTTTAGCGTTTATTCATCAACAACAAGTAATTCATCGAGATATTAAACCGGAAAATATTATTAGAAGAAAGAGCGATAATAAATTAGTTTTAGTAGATTTTGGAGCAGCTAAAGCAGCTACTATAACGGCGTTAGCAGTCACAGGAACAGTTATTGGTTCTGCCCAATATACTGCACCCGAACAAGCGATTGGAAAACCAACTTTTGCGAGTGATTTATATAGTTTAGGGGTAACTTGTATTCATTTATTAACGAATATTGAACCGTTTGATTTATTTGATAGTGGTGAAGGGGATTGGGTGTGGCGAGATTATTTAACAGTTAAAGTTAATAATACTTTGGGTCAAGTCTTAGATAAACTCTTACAACCGGGAACTAGAAAACGTTTTCAAACGGCTCAAGAAGTCTTAGAAGCATTACAATTAACCCAAAAACCGATATCACCACCGACACCCCAACCAACACCCCAACCAACACCGCCACCAACATCCCAACCAACACCGCCACCAACACCCCAAACCCATATAGAATTAAAGCCAGCTAGAGGAGTTAATTATCATCAATTAGAACAACTTTTGAAAGCCAGAAAGTGGAAAGAAGCAGACCAAGAAACGGCTAAAAAAATGTTAGAAGTCGCCGGAAGAACAAAGGAGGGATATTTAAGGGTTGAAGATATTGATAATTTTCCCTGTGAGGATTTACGAACGATTGACCAACTTTGGGTCAAATATAGCAATGGATGCTTCGGCTTTTCGGTACAGAAGCGCATCTATAAAAGTCTGGAAGGAACCCGGAGTTATGATAGTAAAGTCTGGGAAGCGTTTGGTGATCAGGTGGGTTGGCGTGTAGGAGGTAGCTGGTTGTACTACAAAGATCTAAAATTCAATCAGACAGCAGAAATTGGCTATCTCCCGGTTTTGGGTTTCGGGTTTGGGGGTTTAGGTGGTGGGTGGGGTGGGGTGGGTGTTTCTCTTCTCTCGCATCGAGACTTGTAG
- a CDS encoding UPF0175 family protein: protein MSKLILEIPEDLAETLHLPPSERLSRVKRELAIRLYQRGILSFGKARQLAEVSKWEFHELLSQENIERSYDLEELETDLYN, encoded by the coding sequence ATGAGCAAACTGATCTTAGAAATTCCTGAAGATTTAGCAGAAACTTTACATTTGCCACCATCGGAAAGACTTTCAAGAGTTAAAAGAGAACTAGCGATCAGACTTTATCAGAGAGGAATTTTATCTTTCGGTAAAGCACGACAATTAGCCGAAGTAAGTAAATGGGAATTTCATGAGTTACTAAGTCAAGAAAACATTGAACGCAGTTATGATTTAGAAGAATTAGAAACTGATTTATATAATTGA
- a CDS encoding type II toxin-antitoxin system HicA family toxin encodes MKVKDIIKRLEQDGWYLARTQGSHRQFKHTLKSGLVTVPGKPSDDLAPGTLNSIIKQAQINL; translated from the coding sequence ATGAAAGTAAAAGATATCATTAAACGATTAGAACAAGATGGTTGGTATTTAGCAAGGACTCAAGGAAGTCATCGGCAATTTAAGCACACTTTAAAGTCTGGTCTTGTTACTGTTCCTGGTAAACCATCAGATGATTTAGCACCAGGAACATTAAATAGTATTATTAAACAAGCTCAAATTAATCTTTAA
- a CDS encoding type II toxin-antitoxin system HicB family antitoxin, whose protein sequence is MKRYAIVIEKAEGNYCAYVPDLPGCIATGYTLEETETQIREAIIFHLEGLEIEGLPIPEPVAISEYVEV, encoded by the coding sequence ATGAAACGTTACGCCATTGTCATTGAAAAAGCAGAAGGAAACTATTGCGCTTATGTTCCCGATTTACCGGGGTGTATTGCGACGGGTTACACCCTAGAAGAAACCGAAACACAAATCAGAGAAGCGATTATTTTTCATCTGGAAGGGTTAGAAATTGAAGGTTTACCAATTCCTGAACCTGTAGCGATATCCGAATATGTTGAAGTTTAA
- a CDS encoding Uma2 family endonuclease, translating to MMVQTVTKTYSFEDYLNYKDDTDLKYELFNGELIQIPLGSGLHAEILRLIYDILKAEIQRLQLDWVVRPGTVGVRTGITKSRIPDLLIMTETQRQLLRTLPSAILEDPPLLVVEIVSPNNPDDDYRYKRSEYAALGIPEYWIIDPQELKISILTLVSGLYEVIEMSQKYPINSITFPELKLTVEQILNPF from the coding sequence ATGATGGTGCAAACCGTTACTAAAACCTATAGCTTTGAAGACTATCTCAATTATAAAGATGATACCGATCTTAAATATGAACTTTTTAATGGAGAATTAATTCAGATTCCCCTTGGTAGTGGTTTACACGCTGAAATTTTACGTTTAATCTATGATATCTTAAAAGCAGAAATTCAACGATTACAATTAGATTGGGTTGTGCGACCTGGAACTGTAGGAGTGAGAACCGGAATCACAAAATCTCGTATTCCTGATTTATTAATCATGACGGAAACTCAACGTCAACTTTTGAGGACATTACCCTCAGCTATTCTCGAAGACCCGCCTTTATTAGTGGTTGAAATTGTTAGTCCCAATAACCCCGATGATGATTATCGTTATAAACGTTCAGAATATGCAGCATTAGGCATTCCTGAATATTGGATTATTGACCCCCAAGAATTAAAAATATCAATTTTAACCTTAGTTTCTGGTTTATATGAAGTTATAGAAATGAGCCAAAAATATCCTATAAATTCTATAACTTTTCCTGAATTAAAATTAACCGTTGAACAAATTTTAAATCCTTTTTAG
- the tyrS gene encoding tyrosine--tRNA ligase: MAVSQPSVELESAVSLQDFPPLRRGITEIFPEIISSENPDENLGQRLLTTNRPLRVKFGIDPTASDIHLGHSIPIRKLRAFQDAGHIAVLIIGDFTARIGDPTGKSEVRRQLTPEDVQKNAQTYLEQLRPILDFDTPGRLEIRYNSEWLSQLDLAKILELLGTMTVGQMLAKEGFALRFEKESPIYLHEFLYPLMQGYDSVAVEADIEIGGTDQKFNLAVGRDLQRHFGQKPQFGLLMPILIGTDGVQKMSKSLGNYVALSEDPLTMYSKLEKVQDNLLNQYFELLTNLPLDQLPENPRDKQKLLGLEIASQFHGKEAALEAQKASLTLVQGDAKTAEAVPEFSLAEIQFPAKLFYILSASKLCKSSSEARREIQGGSVKLDGDRISEVDLTFNTIDELKGKVLQVGKKKFIRLID; encoded by the coding sequence ATGGCTGTGAGTCAACCTTCTGTAGAATTGGAATCGGCGGTATCTCTACAAGATTTTCCCCCCCTTCGCCGAGGGATTACTGAGATTTTTCCTGAAATTATAAGCTCTGAGAACCCCGATGAGAATTTGGGTCAACGATTATTGACAACAAATCGACCTCTACGGGTTAAATTTGGCATTGATCCCACTGCATCGGATATTCATTTAGGACATAGTATCCCCATTCGCAAGTTACGCGCTTTTCAAGATGCGGGTCATATCGCTGTGTTAATTATTGGGGATTTTACGGCTAGAATTGGTGACCCGACGGGGAAATCCGAAGTCCGTCGTCAATTAACCCCGGAAGATGTGCAGAAAAATGCTCAAACCTATTTAGAACAACTGCGTCCGATTTTGGATTTTGACACCCCTGGACGGTTGGAAATTCGCTATAATTCGGAATGGTTATCGCAATTAGATTTAGCTAAAATTCTGGAATTGTTAGGAACAATGACCGTCGGGCAAATGTTAGCCAAAGAAGGTTTTGCGCTGCGGTTTGAAAAGGAAAGTCCAATTTATTTACATGAATTTCTCTATCCGTTAATGCAAGGTTATGATTCCGTTGCGGTGGAAGCGGATATTGAAATCGGGGGTACGGATCAAAAGTTTAATTTAGCAGTGGGACGGGATTTACAACGGCATTTTGGACAAAAACCTCAATTTGGTTTATTAATGCCAATTTTAATTGGGACGGATGGCGTTCAAAAAATGTCAAAATCCCTGGGAAATTATGTGGCGTTATCGGAAGATCCGTTAACGATGTATTCTAAATTAGAGAAGGTTCAAGATAATTTATTAAACCAATATTTTGAACTATTAACGAATCTTCCCCTTGATCAATTACCCGAAAATCCTAGGGATAAGCAAAAGTTATTAGGATTAGAAATAGCGTCTCAATTCCATGGGAAAGAAGCGGCGTTAGAAGCTCAAAAAGCGTCTTTAACCTTAGTTCAAGGGGATGCAAAAACAGCAGAAGCGGTTCCTGAGTTTTCCTTAGCTGAGATTCAATTTCCTGCAAAGTTATTTTATATTCTCAGTGCGAGTAAGTTATGTAAAAGCAGCAGTGAAGCGCGGCGAGAAATTCAAGGGGGCTCTGTTAAGTTAGATGGCGATCGCATTTCTGAAGTTGATTTAACGTTTAATACTATTGATGAATTAAAGGGTAAAGTTCTCCAAGTTGGCAAAAAGAAATTTATCCGTTTAATTGATTAA